In Akkermansia muciniphila, one DNA window encodes the following:
- a CDS encoding transglutaminase-like domain-containing protein encodes MNLLPFVLLPGLTAAICAAHDTIPAGVEFLRACMPEQDRETVTQERLVREVRLALAARDQFPWAAQVPWELYENNVLPYAVVNEPRDEWREQFHRLFAPLVSSCKTGREAALTISSSIQKTLNVRYSTERRAPHQGVRESLQSGKVSCTGQSILLICALRSVGIPARMAGVLTWNHVRGNHNWVEAWCDGEWKMLEYNEKDFNTPWVMSAISMLDPRKPENAIYATSWKKGPSGAFFPMIWEARYDGKRHALAFPPESRTVPAVNITDRYMKLACEWVASQPEYVPGSRLMLDIREKKENGVRRLPLHVVLKSEEGEVLADGITPGPSDDMRKFLEIRLPDNISRGMLEFKLPDGTVRHEPVAHTEAPVQILNFFVPTP; translated from the coding sequence ATGAATCTGCTGCCTTTCGTCCTTCTCCCGGGACTGACCGCCGCTATTTGCGCCGCCCATGACACCATTCCGGCCGGGGTGGAGTTTCTGCGTGCCTGCATGCCTGAGCAGGACAGGGAAACGGTTACGCAAGAAAGGCTGGTCCGGGAAGTCCGCCTCGCCCTGGCAGCACGGGACCAATTCCCCTGGGCCGCCCAGGTTCCCTGGGAGCTTTATGAAAATAACGTTCTCCCTTATGCCGTGGTCAACGAACCGCGCGACGAATGGAGGGAGCAGTTCCATCGCCTCTTCGCGCCGCTTGTTTCCTCATGCAAGACGGGGCGGGAAGCCGCCCTCACCATCTCCTCCAGCATCCAGAAAACCCTGAACGTACGCTATTCCACAGAGAGAAGAGCCCCTCACCAGGGAGTCAGGGAATCCCTGCAATCCGGCAAAGTCTCCTGTACGGGCCAAAGCATCCTGCTCATCTGCGCGCTTCGTTCCGTGGGCATTCCGGCCCGCATGGCGGGCGTTCTTACCTGGAACCACGTGCGCGGCAACCACAACTGGGTGGAAGCCTGGTGTGACGGGGAATGGAAAATGCTGGAATACAATGAAAAGGACTTCAACACCCCGTGGGTAATGTCCGCCATCAGCATGCTGGATCCCCGTAAACCGGAGAACGCCATTTATGCCACCTCCTGGAAAAAGGGACCTTCAGGAGCATTCTTTCCCATGATATGGGAAGCCCGCTACGACGGAAAACGGCACGCGCTGGCCTTCCCGCCGGAAAGCCGTACCGTCCCCGCCGTCAATATCACGGACCGCTACATGAAGCTGGCGTGCGAATGGGTGGCGTCTCAACCGGAATATGTGCCCGGCAGCCGGCTGATGCTGGACATCAGGGAAAAGAAAGAAAACGGCGTCAGAAGGCTGCCCCTGCACGTCGTCCTCAAATCGGAAGAAGGGGAAGTTCTGGCGGATGGGATCACTCCCGGACCATCCGACGACATGAGGAAATTTCTGGAAATACGCCTGCCGGACAACATTTCCCGCGGCATGCTGGAGTTCAAGCTGCCTGACGGAACCGTGCGCCATGAACCTGTGGCACACACGGAAGCTCCGGTACAGATTTTGAACTTCTTCGTGCCCACTCCATGA
- a CDS encoding Amuc_1098 family type IV pilus outer membrane protein: MSAIQQIAMALAVAGIGAGQGLAQEGAGAARRAAARMEEQAQESMLLLGQARQQYSEGKYQEALDNYRRSLTALPKSPNMEKRRRFLETSIADASVAVAQEYVKAGRYDEAVKLLEDALKATPDHALARRTLEIARDPVRTNPALSPEHVKNVGEVNRLLHLAFGYYELGQYDAALKEFTSVLKTDPYNTAARRGMELVNRARTAYFGAARDETRSSALADVSKQWEMPVPLTETPEEPASFSRPLDNPVVNVDQKLGMIRLPRVQLDGATVQEAVDYLRSQARTHDAAAMTEAERGVNISVDPGPADSVSARDAAAKRITLNLQNVPLREALEYVARASGLILRTNAFGAELVSSSDGTSYMVTKSITLPPGFFSGLSEASDADNSDPFSSGDSGSSGMTLKRVDPQKALASMGVKFPEGSFIKYNSGNSTLLFHGTPRDLSMLEELVASRTAEQPLQVVVSATFLEVNQTDLEELGFNWIVNLNLDPTKWFMGGAGTDKNGYNNSVLDSAASVAGAAAPVGVVGGLRSGSQVFTENSIDSMIERGTSARSSDATYVPGGAPSIVTLRGMWSHADITMIMRGLSQKKGTDIMQHPSVIVRPGEKASFFSGRELIYPTEYDPPEVPNSTGNNNDWGDDDNNGGGIPVMPMTPAHPTAFETRQLGTIFNVEVTGISDDKSIVEMTVVPEIVDFDGFINYGTSLFVPMVSQEKDAKEDVVMVKTSDNFILQPVFSTRRLTAPVRIAAGNTLVIGALKKSTSITYEDKIPVLGDIPWVGRLFRSKGSKEQRKAIIIMVKAEVVDPGGKKLYTPDTSIPDEEAPAGAAPLPALSNAQ, encoded by the coding sequence ATGTCTGCCATTCAGCAAATTGCCATGGCGCTTGCCGTTGCCGGTATTGGAGCCGGCCAGGGGCTGGCCCAGGAAGGGGCAGGGGCCGCACGCCGGGCTGCAGCCCGGATGGAAGAGCAGGCTCAGGAATCCATGCTGCTGTTGGGTCAGGCGCGTCAGCAATATTCAGAGGGCAAGTACCAGGAAGCCCTGGACAATTACCGCAGAAGCCTGACTGCGCTGCCCAAATCCCCCAACATGGAGAAGCGCCGCCGTTTCCTGGAAACCAGCATCGCGGATGCCAGCGTGGCCGTGGCTCAGGAATATGTCAAAGCGGGGCGTTACGATGAGGCCGTCAAGCTGCTGGAAGATGCCTTGAAAGCCACTCCGGACCATGCCCTGGCCAGACGCACGTTGGAAATAGCCCGCGATCCGGTGCGTACGAATCCGGCCTTGTCCCCGGAACACGTCAAAAATGTGGGGGAAGTCAACCGTCTGCTCCACCTGGCTTTCGGTTATTATGAACTGGGCCAGTACGATGCGGCCCTGAAGGAATTCACGTCCGTCCTTAAGACGGACCCTTACAATACGGCGGCGCGGCGCGGCATGGAACTGGTTAACCGCGCCAGAACCGCTTATTTTGGCGCTGCCAGGGATGAAACCCGCAGCAGCGCCCTGGCGGACGTTTCCAAACAGTGGGAGATGCCCGTTCCTTTGACGGAAACTCCGGAGGAACCCGCTTCATTCTCCCGTCCGTTGGACAACCCGGTGGTGAATGTGGACCAGAAACTGGGTATGATCCGCCTGCCCCGTGTGCAGCTGGACGGCGCGACGGTTCAGGAAGCCGTGGATTATTTGCGCAGCCAGGCCAGGACGCATGATGCCGCTGCCATGACTGAGGCGGAACGCGGCGTGAATATTTCCGTGGATCCCGGCCCAGCAGACAGCGTTTCCGCCAGGGATGCCGCCGCCAAAAGAATTACGCTTAATCTTCAAAATGTACCGCTTCGTGAAGCCCTGGAATACGTGGCGCGCGCATCCGGCCTTATTCTGCGGACCAATGCCTTTGGCGCGGAGCTGGTATCCAGTTCAGACGGAACTTCCTACATGGTCACCAAGTCCATTACCCTTCCGCCGGGCTTCTTCTCCGGATTGTCAGAGGCTTCTGACGCCGACAATTCAGACCCGTTCAGTTCCGGTGATTCCGGTTCTTCCGGCATGACCCTGAAACGGGTGGATCCGCAAAAGGCGCTGGCTTCCATGGGGGTGAAATTCCCGGAAGGCAGCTTTATTAAATACAACTCGGGCAACTCCACTCTTCTTTTTCATGGCACGCCCAGAGATTTGAGCATGCTGGAAGAGCTGGTAGCGTCCAGAACTGCGGAACAGCCTCTCCAGGTGGTGGTCAGCGCGACTTTTCTGGAAGTCAATCAGACGGATTTGGAGGAATTGGGCTTTAACTGGATCGTCAATCTGAACCTGGATCCTACCAAGTGGTTCATGGGCGGCGCGGGAACCGATAAAAATGGCTATAACAATTCCGTGCTGGACAGCGCCGCCAGTGTGGCCGGAGCCGCCGCCCCGGTGGGAGTGGTGGGCGGGCTGCGTTCCGGCAGCCAGGTGTTTACGGAAAATAGCATTGACAGCATGATTGAACGCGGCACTTCCGCCAGAAGTTCTGATGCAACCTATGTTCCCGGCGGAGCTCCCAGTATCGTCACTTTGCGCGGCATGTGGAGCCATGCGGATATCACGATGATTATGCGCGGCCTGAGCCAGAAAAAAGGCACAGACATCATGCAGCATCCTTCCGTGATTGTGCGCCCCGGTGAAAAAGCCTCCTTCTTCAGCGGCAGGGAACTGATTTACCCTACGGAATATGATCCGCCTGAAGTTCCCAACAGCACCGGCAATAATAATGACTGGGGCGACGATGACAATAACGGCGGCGGTATTCCGGTCATGCCCATGACTCCCGCCCACCCCACTGCCTTTGAAACCAGGCAGCTCGGCACGATTTTCAATGTGGAAGTGACCGGCATCAGCGATGACAAATCCATCGTGGAAATGACCGTGGTGCCGGAAATCGTGGATTTTGACGGCTTCATCAACTACGGCACATCGCTTTTCGTTCCCATGGTCTCCCAGGAAAAGGACGCAAAGGAAGATGTCGTCATGGTGAAAACTTCAGACAACTTCATCCTCCAGCCCGTGTTTTCCACGCGGCGCCTGACCGCTCCGGTGCGCATAGCCGCCGGCAATACGCTCGTCATCGGCGCCTTGAAAAAATCCACTTCCATTACGTACGAGGATAAAATTCCCGTTCTGGGGGATATTCCCTGGGTGGGGCGCCTGTTCCGTTCCAAGGGCTCCAAGGAACAGCGCAAGGCCATCATCATCATGGTAAAGGCGGAAGTGGTGGATCCGGGCGGCAAGAAGCTTTACACGCCGGATACTTCCATTCCGGACGAGGAGGCCCCGGCAGGGGCCGCTCCGCTCCCCGCCCTCAGCAATGCTCAGTAA
- a CDS encoding HAD family hydrolase: protein MKKRVDLPEKKYEGYIFDLDGTLVDSMPLHYRAWREALARAGAPDHVFRADEFYSCGGKSANDVVRFLNERYGMHMDAASTAADKRRIYLEMLEKEGMQPIREVVEFVHSLGDAPKAIATGSAMPGASRTLAAAGLSGLFDVILTPDEVEHGKPAPDMFLKAAELLGVAPDRCVVFEDAEPGMKAAEAAGMDCVQVRRPSLD, encoded by the coding sequence ATGAAGAAACGCGTGGATTTGCCTGAAAAAAAATATGAAGGATATATTTTTGATTTGGACGGCACCCTGGTGGACAGCATGCCGCTCCATTACAGGGCATGGCGCGAAGCTTTGGCACGTGCGGGGGCTCCGGACCATGTGTTCCGGGCGGATGAATTCTATTCCTGCGGCGGAAAGTCCGCCAATGATGTGGTGCGTTTTTTAAATGAACGGTACGGCATGCACATGGATGCGGCATCCACGGCTGCGGATAAGCGCCGCATTTATCTGGAAATGCTGGAAAAGGAAGGCATGCAGCCTATCCGGGAAGTGGTGGAGTTCGTGCATTCCCTTGGAGACGCCCCCAAGGCGATAGCCACCGGGAGCGCCATGCCGGGAGCGTCCCGGACTTTGGCTGCCGCCGGGCTTTCAGGCCTTTTTGACGTGATTTTGACGCCGGATGAGGTGGAGCATGGCAAACCTGCGCCGGACATGTTTCTGAAGGCGGCGGAGCTCCTGGGGGTTGCCCCGGACCGTTGCGTGGTTTTTGAGGATGCCGAGCCCGGCATGAAAGCTGCCGAAGCCGCAGGAATGGACTGTGTGCAGGTCCGGCGGCCATCCCTGGACTGA
- a CDS encoding lysophospholipid acyltransferase family protein, translated as MLLLNPIVRKTSEKRSRWWTRLAGFGLWSVLQPICMSLNIRSIKEEHDDVYTAPFLVALWHNRTIVPGYAWSLAQKPLRMCVLTSASKDGALVEAVCRHFGLGAVRGSSGRRGALAYMEMMRKVQEGDVCFCLTPDGPRGPLYEVHHGIVKLASQSGLPIVPVCIEYESCWRLNRTWDRYAIPKPCSNVNILWKKRLFIPPDATDEQVANYARLLAGLLGEGLPDFPPLNQSLLCKSSMESK; from the coding sequence ATGTTGCTGCTCAATCCCATTGTTCGCAAAACATCTGAAAAGAGGTCCCGCTGGTGGACCCGGCTGGCCGGCTTTGGCCTGTGGTCCGTACTTCAGCCCATCTGCATGAGCCTGAATATCCGTTCCATCAAGGAGGAGCATGACGATGTTTATACGGCGCCTTTTCTTGTAGCCCTCTGGCACAACCGCACGATAGTGCCGGGTTATGCGTGGTCTCTGGCCCAGAAGCCGCTCAGGATGTGTGTGCTTACCAGCGCCAGCAAGGACGGCGCCCTGGTGGAAGCCGTATGCAGGCACTTCGGCTTGGGAGCCGTCCGGGGTTCTTCCGGAAGGCGGGGGGCGTTGGCCTACATGGAAATGATGCGGAAGGTTCAGGAAGGGGATGTCTGTTTCTGCCTCACTCCGGATGGTCCGCGGGGGCCCCTTTACGAAGTGCATCATGGCATTGTCAAGCTGGCCTCCCAGTCAGGGCTGCCCATCGTTCCCGTATGCATCGAATATGAAAGCTGCTGGCGTCTGAACAGAACCTGGGACCGTTACGCCATTCCCAAGCCGTGTTCCAACGTAAATATTCTATGGAAAAAGCGCCTGTTCATTCCCCCGGACGCAACAGATGAGCAGGTGGCGAATTATGCCCGTCTTCTGGCCGGGCTGCTGGGCGAGGGGCTTCCGGACTTCCCGCCTCTTAACCAATCATTATTATGCAAATCATCGATGGAAAGCAAGTAG
- a CDS encoding tRNA dihydrouridine synthase, whose translation MHRPMLLALAPMKDVTDLAFLNTLKDLNSLPDYFITEYFRTVAHHKKMSPYILRSIDENPTGRPIYGQLVGHEPEYLARDAQALMEHACAGVDLNMGCPAPIVCRRNAGGGMLRSLKAMDAALGALRDVLPAGAFTVKCRLGYETPDEFERILPIIASHSPDRVCIHARTVREGYRSPVHPEWVKWAAGMLKCPVVANGNIVDAATAEAWVRLARPAGLMIGRAALRNPWIFSQLHARFRGHAAVNLTFRNVLHYIRRLYERTREMQEHYVEEKHIHRMKKYLVYTARGLPGTFDHDMKRAKTARDFMRICEDILDNDEPFAPTPPEDTHLFAHFHTLLAQEEACLPPGIQV comes from the coding sequence ATGCACAGACCCATGCTCCTGGCCCTGGCCCCCATGAAAGACGTGACGGATCTGGCTTTCCTCAACACATTGAAGGACTTGAATTCCCTGCCGGATTATTTCATCACGGAGTATTTCCGGACGGTGGCCCATCATAAAAAGATGTCGCCATACATTCTGCGTTCCATTGATGAAAATCCCACGGGCCGCCCCATTTACGGACAGCTCGTGGGCCATGAACCGGAATATCTGGCAAGGGATGCACAGGCCCTGATGGAACACGCCTGTGCAGGCGTGGATCTGAATATGGGCTGCCCCGCCCCCATCGTATGCCGGAGAAATGCGGGGGGCGGCATGCTGCGGTCCCTGAAGGCCATGGACGCGGCCCTGGGAGCGCTCCGGGACGTACTGCCCGCCGGAGCCTTCACCGTCAAATGCCGCCTGGGATACGAAACGCCGGACGAATTTGAACGGATCCTTCCAATAATTGCCTCCCATTCCCCGGACAGGGTGTGCATTCACGCCCGCACCGTCCGTGAAGGCTACCGCTCCCCGGTGCACCCGGAATGGGTGAAATGGGCCGCAGGGATGCTGAAATGTCCCGTGGTCGCCAACGGCAATATTGTGGATGCGGCTACAGCGGAGGCATGGGTGCGGCTGGCCCGGCCGGCAGGGCTGATGATCGGGCGGGCGGCCCTGCGCAATCCATGGATATTTTCCCAGCTTCATGCCCGCTTTCGGGGCCATGCCGCCGTGAACCTCACCTTCCGGAACGTGCTGCACTATATTCGCCGCCTTTATGAACGCACGCGGGAAATGCAGGAACATTACGTGGAAGAAAAACACATCCACCGCATGAAAAAATATCTGGTTTATACTGCGCGGGGACTTCCCGGCACCTTTGACCATGATATGAAAAGGGCGAAAACCGCCCGCGATTTCATGCGCATTTGCGAGGACATTCTGGATAACGACGAACCTTTTGCTCCCACTCCGCCGGAAGACACGCATCTCTTTGCCCATTTCCATACCCTCCTTGCGCAAGAGGAAGCTTGTCTCCCTCCCGGAATTCAGGTATGA
- a CDS encoding diacylglycerol/lipid kinase family protein, translating to MKIPLFFNNTARSARAGRFRRWLDQHRDFFNVIEPESREDMLNHLVSQANSGAPAVAVAGGDGTLGIAARALCNTETALAPFPAGTMNVFSREIGIRPDFDHALHILNTGRFKNVDLFAFNGQVFLQMAGIGADARAVELTTWEMKKKWKAFAYVIAGARVCMEKQPRLTLTTDEGRVLEGRSIIFGNGRKYGGPLNFFAEADNSDGLLDAVVFRHSITSIIGECLTAAVHGGFHSRRSGNFEYIRMTGGTVTSAGQASCELDGDYAGNAPVRITRLGSLKVFVP from the coding sequence ATGAAAATTCCCCTGTTTTTCAACAATACGGCGCGCAGCGCCAGAGCCGGTCGATTCCGCCGCTGGCTGGATCAGCACCGGGATTTTTTTAACGTTATTGAACCGGAAAGCAGGGAAGACATGTTGAACCATTTGGTTTCCCAGGCGAATTCCGGAGCGCCCGCCGTGGCTGTGGCGGGAGGGGACGGCACGCTGGGAATCGCGGCAAGGGCTCTCTGCAATACGGAAACGGCTCTGGCCCCCTTTCCTGCGGGCACCATGAATGTTTTTTCACGGGAAATAGGAATCCGTCCGGATTTCGACCACGCCCTGCATATTCTGAACACGGGGCGTTTCAAAAATGTGGACCTGTTCGCATTCAACGGGCAAGTTTTTCTTCAAATGGCGGGCATTGGCGCGGACGCCCGCGCCGTAGAACTGACCACGTGGGAAATGAAAAAAAAATGGAAAGCCTTCGCCTACGTAATTGCCGGCGCCCGGGTCTGTATGGAAAAACAGCCGCGCCTCACCCTGACCACAGATGAAGGCCGGGTACTGGAAGGCCGCTCCATCATCTTCGGCAACGGGCGCAAGTATGGCGGCCCGCTTAACTTCTTTGCGGAAGCGGACAACAGTGACGGCCTTCTGGATGCAGTGGTATTCAGGCATTCCATTACTTCCATCATCGGGGAATGCCTGACGGCCGCGGTTCATGGGGGCTTTCATTCCCGGAGGAGCGGCAATTTTGAATACATCCGGATGACGGGGGGAACCGTCACCTCCGCCGGACAGGCCTCCTGCGAACTGGACGGAGATTATGCAGGAAACGCCCCGGTCCGCATCACCCGCCTCGGCTCGCTGAAAGTGTTCGTTCCCTGA
- a CDS encoding 4-hydroxy-3-methylbut-2-enyl diphosphate reductase encodes MNQDSTRKARVNVRRAEVMEQVEKEIQQHYQSELISHIRSAGNVYNLGHTEFFLAREFGFCNGVRRAIDIAYAARRVFPDRRIFLIGDIIHNPEVNRQLEEMGIQKLPWKQLDSSYDRINPDDVVIIPAFGVPTSFMEALEEKGVQIVDTTCGDVMKVWKRVKNYAAMGITSIIHGKATHEETSATASRALGERGRGKYLVVYDLEDARILCDYILGRGDREAFLKRFEGCYSPGFDPDRDLEEVGIANQTTMLKTETQTLQKMVKDAVVQRDGDDDNFYVFDTICGATQDRQDALYELLKNSLDVMFVVGGYNSSNTTHLVDIAREHVPTYFIESAECIKSIQYVDAFDTKTREVHRMTTEPVVQNLGKSLKVGITAGASCPANLIEATILRIADLRK; translated from the coding sequence ATGAATCAGGATTCAACCCGCAAAGCCAGAGTGAATGTGAGACGGGCCGAAGTAATGGAGCAGGTGGAGAAGGAAATCCAGCAGCATTACCAGAGTGAATTGATTTCCCATATCCGTTCTGCGGGCAATGTGTACAATCTGGGCCATACGGAATTTTTTCTCGCCCGGGAATTCGGGTTCTGCAACGGCGTACGCCGTGCCATTGATATAGCTTATGCGGCACGCAGAGTGTTTCCGGACCGGCGGATTTTTCTGATCGGGGACATTATCCACAATCCGGAGGTGAACCGGCAGCTGGAGGAGATGGGCATTCAAAAACTTCCCTGGAAGCAACTGGATTCCTCCTATGACCGGATTAACCCGGATGATGTGGTGATTATCCCCGCGTTCGGTGTTCCCACTTCTTTCATGGAGGCGCTGGAAGAGAAGGGAGTGCAGATTGTAGACACGACATGCGGGGACGTGATGAAGGTTTGGAAAAGAGTCAAGAATTACGCAGCCATGGGGATTACCTCCATTATCCACGGGAAGGCCACGCATGAGGAAACCAGCGCTACGGCTTCCCGTGCTCTTGGAGAACGGGGCAGGGGAAAATACCTGGTGGTTTACGATCTGGAGGATGCCCGCATCCTGTGTGACTACATTCTGGGCCGCGGAGACCGCGAGGCGTTTCTGAAACGGTTTGAAGGCTGTTATTCTCCGGGATTCGACCCTGACCGTGATCTGGAGGAAGTGGGTATCGCCAACCAGACTACCATGCTGAAAACGGAGACGCAGACGCTTCAGAAGATGGTGAAGGATGCCGTTGTCCAGAGGGACGGAGATGATGATAATTTCTATGTGTTTGATACTATTTGCGGCGCTACCCAGGATCGTCAGGATGCCCTGTATGAACTGTTGAAGAACTCTCTGGACGTTATGTTTGTGGTGGGCGGCTACAACAGTTCCAACACAACGCACCTGGTGGATATTGCCAGGGAGCATGTGCCCACGTATTTCATTGAATCCGCAGAATGCATCAAGTCCATCCAGTATGTGGATGCTTTTGACACGAAAACGCGGGAAGTGCACCGCATGACTACGGAACCGGTAGTGCAGAATCTGGGCAAGTCCCTGAAAGTGGGAATTACGGCAGGTGCTTCATGCCCGGCCAACCTGATTGAGGCTACCATCCTCCGCATTGCGGATCTGCGCAAGTAG
- the rpsT gene encoding 30S ribosomal protein S20 codes for MANTKSALKRIRQTETRTARNRAVTSRLKTLRKKVAVAVETSDKEAAAAAYNTFSSAVDKAAKVGTIPANRAANYKSKAAKAIAKIA; via the coding sequence ATGGCCAATACCAAATCTGCACTCAAGCGCATCCGCCAGACAGAAACCCGCACCGCCCGCAACCGCGCCGTGACCTCCAGGTTGAAGACCCTCCGCAAGAAAGTTGCCGTTGCGGTGGAAACGTCCGACAAGGAAGCCGCTGCCGCTGCCTACAACACTTTCTCCTCAGCCGTTGACAAAGCCGCCAAGGTTGGCACCATCCCCGCCAATCGCGCTGCCAACTACAAGAGCAAGGCCGCCAAGGCCATCGCAAAAATCGCCTGA
- the folD gene encoding bifunctional methylenetetrahydrofolate dehydrogenase/methenyltetrahydrofolate cyclohydrolase FolD, whose amino-acid sequence MQIIDGKQVASQVLEEVERDIARLREQGITPGLAVVLVGDDPASQVYVNSKVKKCAELGMNSRKIVLPSDASQEELLQVVRDLNADSSIHGILVQSPPPPHIDEAAVVLEINPAKDVDGFHPENVAKLVLEDETGFVPCTPLGCMRLLKAAGIETAGAKAVVIGRSMIVGKPMAHLLMSKQANATVTVAHSRTKNLPELCRSADIIVAAIGRPAFVTADFVKDGAVVVDVGINRVEDASAKRGYRIVGDVAYDEVAPKCRAITPVPGGVGPMTIAMLMANTVKACRQQTGA is encoded by the coding sequence ATGCAAATCATCGATGGAAAGCAAGTAGCCTCCCAGGTGCTGGAAGAGGTTGAAAGAGATATTGCCCGGCTCAGGGAACAGGGAATAACGCCCGGTTTGGCCGTGGTGCTGGTAGGGGATGATCCCGCCTCCCAGGTATATGTAAATTCCAAGGTGAAAAAATGTGCGGAACTGGGGATGAATTCTCGTAAAATAGTTCTCCCCTCCGACGCTTCCCAGGAAGAACTGCTTCAGGTTGTCCGCGACTTGAACGCGGATTCTTCCATTCACGGCATCCTGGTGCAAAGCCCGCCTCCTCCCCACATCGACGAAGCGGCCGTGGTTCTGGAAATAAACCCCGCCAAGGATGTGGACGGCTTCCATCCGGAGAATGTCGCCAAGCTGGTGCTGGAAGATGAGACCGGTTTTGTGCCCTGCACCCCTCTGGGCTGCATGAGGCTGTTAAAAGCCGCCGGTATTGAAACGGCGGGGGCGAAAGCCGTAGTCATTGGCCGCAGCATGATTGTGGGCAAGCCAATGGCGCATCTTTTGATGTCCAAGCAGGCAAACGCCACCGTGACCGTGGCTCATTCCCGCACGAAGAACCTGCCGGAACTTTGTCGCTCCGCAGACATTATTGTGGCGGCCATAGGCCGGCCCGCTTTTGTGACGGCTGATTTTGTGAAAGACGGCGCCGTAGTGGTGGATGTGGGCATCAACCGCGTGGAGGATGCTTCCGCCAAACGCGGCTACCGGATTGTGGGGGACGTGGCCTATGATGAGGTGGCGCCCAAGTGCCGGGCGATTACTCCCGTGCCCGGCGGCGTGGGCCCGATGACTATCGCCATGCTGATGGCCAATACGGTCAAAGCGTGCCGCCAGCAGACGGGAGCCTGA
- a CDS encoding enoyl-ACP reductase FabI → MSSKLLEGKVGVVVGVANKRSIAFAIAKAWHEAGAKLIFNYQGERLKDGVLKLIHENFGEDVPVYDLDVSSDESVNAFFERVRQHTDKVDCLLHSVAFAPKEALGGSFLETGREAFKISLDISAYSLVALSRAVEPMMSDNGSILAMSYLGSEKVVPNYNLMGVSKAALEACTRYLAYDLGRSRGIRVNCISAGPMQTLAARGVSGFNTMFKVYEEHAPLGRSCTGEELGATGVFLASDGAAAITGQVIYVDGGYQIMGM, encoded by the coding sequence ATGTCAAGTAAATTACTCGAAGGCAAAGTTGGTGTCGTAGTCGGCGTGGCGAACAAGCGCAGCATCGCGTTCGCAATTGCCAAGGCGTGGCATGAAGCGGGCGCAAAGCTCATCTTCAATTATCAGGGCGAACGTCTCAAGGATGGCGTTCTCAAGCTGATCCATGAGAACTTCGGCGAGGATGTCCCCGTTTACGATCTGGATGTCAGCAGTGATGAGTCCGTTAACGCTTTCTTTGAAAGGGTCCGCCAGCATACGGATAAAGTAGACTGTCTGCTGCATTCCGTGGCTTTTGCCCCGAAGGAGGCCCTCGGCGGCAGTTTTCTGGAAACGGGCCGCGAGGCATTCAAGATTTCCCTGGATATATCCGCTTATTCCCTGGTAGCCCTTTCCCGCGCCGTGGAACCCATGATGTCCGACAACGGCAGCATTCTGGCCATGTCCTACCTGGGATCCGAAAAAGTGGTTCCCAACTACAATCTGATGGGCGTTTCCAAAGCTGCCCTGGAAGCCTGCACCCGTTATCTGGCTTATGATTTGGGCCGTTCCCGCGGTATCCGTGTCAACTGCATCAGCGCGGGGCCCATGCAGACGCTTGCGGCGCGCGGCGTTTCCGGTTTTAACACCATGTTCAAGGTGTATGAGGAGCATGCCCCTCTGGGCCGTTCCTGCACGGGTGAGGAATTGGGAGCCACCGGCGTTTTCCTGGCCAGTGACGGCGCAGCCGCAATCACCGGGCAGGTGATTTACGTGGACGGCGGTTATCAGATCATGGGCATGTAG